The segment cctgtttttaatttatcatcCATATCTACACTGACTGATCAGCTCCCAGTCTCACTTGCTACGGGGGGcagggaaataaaatcaatgaaatcaataaatacaaacgaaaaagattttggttcagtaaatgtctgtcatcagtcagcctggtgaaggcaGTTTGGCCGGCCCACAGAAGTATAATAGACCAGCCTATCCTCTCTGCTccgcaggagctgctgctgacagaccGCTGCATATGTGGccagaaacactgaatgcagGTCGGAGTTAGTGTGGATTTAAAACTACTTTCTCTATGGCGATGATTAAAATATACCAATCACATTGTGCGATAAAATATGACAATGTCTGCGACATAACAAAATTCTCTGGGTGTGGAACACGAAAGGAAAGTGTCACCCAACACTTTTTCTCTGAAAAATCCGTCATGTCTAGCTTCAGTGATGGAGGTgtattttgtctctctttcaaagATACCAGGGTACTGTACCTGCTAGGCTTTAATTACGTTTGTACGTTACCTATAATTGTCACCATCAGTTGCACTGTGTCATAGGTTCAGCAGTCTGTGATGTTGACATGTCAtcatttcactttttaaatCTATGTGCAGCTAACAGAGGCAGCCAGAGGTTACAAAATGATTGATGGTAGATcaagtcagtgtcagtgtgaagCCCTGAGTAACCGGGGATACAGATGTGTGTTAAAACTAACATCACTGACTTCATCCTACAGCACTAACAACTGCAGGCTAAGAGAGGACCATTAGGTTCAAGGATACGGTGCAATCCTGTCCCATTTGACGTTCAACATTCCCGAAACAATTCCAAAATCTTCAGGGGGAAAAGAATCATCCGACAGCTCCACCTCTAGGGCAGCgctgtagagacagacaaaaagaagaCACTCAGTTAGATaactgtatatacagtacatacagtacaatatATCTGTATGTTGAATGTTTACCATCTGACAACTCTCTCCAAAACACAGGGAGGCATTGTGAGAAACTTCCTGACAAATATCCCAAAATGACAGCTTCAACAGTGCTTTTCTGGTCACACTTTGCCATGATTCAacgtggtgttttttttttttctttttaccattCAGAAACAGAATAGCAAACATTACATAGGCTTAAgaatacttaaaaaaataacaacaaaacatgtacaacattaacaacttttattaacaaatacgcaaatgcagcagtcaaccaaacagaatgaaataacaacaaattgtctgtgggctacagtccaCTTGCAGTACAGTAATCGACacaattgaattaaattaaaacacagccCTATAGCATCCAATACTTATAGGCTTATCAAATAATTAAAggtaacaataaataacaatagcAGTAACGATAATGTGTGCTATACAGCATGTCCTGAGAACGCAACGGCTACAGTCtgttggtttattttaaaatctatcaacataaatcaaattaaaagcacagctCTACAGCATCCAGTACTAGGACTTATCCagtaagaaaaacagaacaataaataacaaggcATGACTGAAAATGGGCATATATAATCCTATCCTGAGAACGCAATAGGAAATACTgttcgttggtttatttttagagcctaCCTTTACTTTGAAAAGTTCACCCTCTCCAAGTCTTAACTTTTCTGTCCGTCAGAACAGGCTactcctcattgaaaatgaaataaaaacaaactataaTGATAATTATAGCAGCATCCTATGCTTCAAAActattcaaggttttttttgccagataaaccagcatgtttacttattccagctggagcagggcaTGTAGTGGAACTTTGCCCACGGTGCTGAACACCCGCTCTGATGGAGAGCTCGTGGCACAAACGcacaggtacttttgggcaacCCTCGACATCAGAAGAAAATGCCTGGCCCCATCACATTTCCACCAGAGAAGGGGGTCTTCATCTGCCTGAATAACTGCAGGGCTGTACAgcgatggaaaaaaatgtttgtgcgaTGAATTTATTTGCCTAGTAGCACACGTTGCTTGCGAgccgcttgtgtgtgtgtgtgtgtggtctgtttttttctcgTTTTTTTCACTAGACGACAAaagcgttcactgccgtgcatggcagccaggtgagttggttcgtTAGcataatgaacggagggaaagctcttgtcatcgagtgcctttgtctctgtgggggaggcggggctatgggctacacacacacagtgcgatcttcatgagggggagacgaggcgagagagttgagcgtaagagaaagacagggaacttgttcgtaaaccaaatgccacggcccctgtgtgagagtgttttgaatttaaaccaaatgacagaggggagcccagtaatttggacgagccggtatgccgggtttgttctaaaaccatctcaacaaaaagagtgaatacgaccaacttaacacctgagagtgagagactgacagtctatttttttgtaattttttgtaTTCAtaaggtctttatttatttattttggtatttttacacgttatttcggatatttaaattttcttttttgtattcgtaaatattcttgttaaataaatgtttatttccctttaaaagggtgtacttgcatcattatgcctttattatcatcatataagttttaaaaatggtctaaaaacagcaaaattacaacaataataaaaattgtcttaaaaagcacaatattgggcaatattatcgcttatcgcaataatttctgacgcaattaatcggccagcaaaatttgttatcgtgacaggtGCTACAAACTTTCTGGCCTGTGCTACAAAATTATCACCCTCTGTAGCACCGGTGCTATGGGCTAAAAAAGTTAACGTACAGCCCTGAATGGGCTCGCGACAACAGGCAGttatctctgctcctgctcaCTCCTGTATGGTGCTGACAGGACCTGCCACCGCATCTGCTTCTCTTTGAAGGAGATTGCCCAGAGTCATCTTTTTTTGGGTGGTTCGGGTTGtgcttctccctcctccactctgatggccactggacctgctgctgcttgcagaagtTATGacgttgtgttttgttttttttgggggggggggggggcaactCGCTTGATgcttgccatcttttcttctctttctcacgtCCGAGCTGTCATGTGACGGtgtcacatccaaaaacttttTCAAATGTCATCTCCCGAATCAACAGTTAAGAGAAACATTATAGCCTACTActagttttaaattgtaatagtaGGCTATTAAATTGCAAACTCAACCGTGCTTGACAAGCGCTCATTATTtaggcattaaataaattaatgttatATCAGGCCCCTGTAGGCCTATatttagggatgtcccgatccgatattcggatcggtattggctgccgatattagcaaaaaacgtgcatccgCATTGGATctgactgcatggaaaaatgccgatccaagaactccgatccagtttttcactgagtccgattcaggttttccggccagctCATggctccgcgattcaagcagtccattccagtgatcctctccagcacttactatcaatccaccaggccagccgccagcatgcagacacacacggagggtaggaagagtagcggtctatttagttaactgactatttattttctgctctggttttttgagagtgatatttttatttggtttacactcttactgtttaagtaaagagcactgatgacattgttttgggcacaattagtgaaactggagccatggatggactattgcttgtttaaacagttgtacaatattgtgtgtggttttttgtcccctctgttggtcccaggaaacagcagcaccaggctggcactgacactactacaataactgaaaaggaaaggctgcattgtttgttaaatgtcaacaatgtcttgtggtgttaatctattttttatttattagggggccaaagcacaagtgtgtggagtcttgctgctattttaatttcaatgttagacattttaaagatttcttgtgttgatttattttctatttattaaggggccaaagcagccaaagcaaaccagctatattttttatttaatgttaatgttcaagtttaaagtttgtttatttaaccctgttaacaataaacaggtcagtttctcataccaactgttgtggatcattctaactaacccgattaagtagttgttcttgttagagtaatatcgcttgatcaaaccttttctaacatgactgacaacaaaataagtgaatatgtataatacgcgcttggatcggatcggtatcggccaaaactcaaggctgtaatatcgttATCGGATCGGAATTGAAAAAGCTGGATTGGGACATCCCTACCTATATGCGCAGCAgattctttttaaaatgacggtaatgaaactgataccgttgctatttttagataccGCGGGATACCTCATTATCGTATTATCACCCCACCCTAATGTACACGCACAACTAACAGCCCTAATTTTTGAGCTGACCCCACTCAAAATACCAAGAACTTACAAACCTAAAgcctatccaccttattcctagcccccatgatacctGGCGTGAATTATGTGCGCAACTTCCGGCGTTGAACCAAAACTGGTGATTTCAAATgttaacagtttgtttacagtactctAATTTTCTTTCCAGGTACAATATGGaaataaaacgtggaacacaccacctgctATAGCTCAAACGggattatgtgatcatacctctgccatctctgaaaGCCATTtcaaagcattgttttttttttctccttttcaaCCAAGCATGTTGgcaattagcttgccttgctccgTTAAAATATTGTTTACTTTAACATGGCCCGAGCTAGCTTAAGGTAAACATAGGCACATTCTAAAGGGgatttctgatgacttattaagagaTACTAACACATTCAGCAAACATAGTTCAGTTAGCATCAAACTATAGAGGCAGAGgaaaagtataaaaaatataaaaataaattcaccaATATTATGAGGATATGTAAGAAAGAATAATATAACAAACTATTGGAGAAAAATTACCCGGAATGCTTGTGACTAGGCATGTGCCGGTATGAGATTTTGATGGTATGATAACCGTGGGCAAAAATACCACGGTAACTGGTATTACTGcggtaataacaataataataataataataataataataataataataataataatgatcatcataataaAACAGGTGTCGTCCTATTTTCGTGCTCTAGACTTTCAAATGGTAGGCTAATATTTGTTTGACCGTTCATGAGTGACAGCACGTACCAGGCATCTCCTGTCAGTGCAACACATCATCACAccagttgtttaaatgtgtaggCTAATATAGACCTGTTAAAAGTTTAATAGAGCCGTTAATTAACTACACGATGGTGACTCTGCCCAGCAGCTTGTTGAGCTCCTCGTTGTTGTGGACAGCCAGCTGCAGGTGACGGGGGATGATACGGGTCTTCTTGTTGTCGCGGGCAGCGTTTCCAGCCAACTCCAGGATCTCAGCGGTCAGATATTCCAGCACAGCCGCCAGGTAGACGGGGGTGCCGGCACCGACACGCTCCGCATAGTTTACTTTGCGCAGCAGCCTGTGAACACGGCCAACTGGGAACTGGAGCCCAGCACGGGAGGAGTGGGTCTTTGCCTTGGCTCTGGCTTTTCCTCTGGTCTTTCCGCAGCCGCTCATTTTTCTGATGCTCTTTAAAGTCGGGACAAAGTGGGTTCTTCTGATAGCCAAAATAGTCCCACACCACCGACTTCGTCCTTTTCGCCAGTGGGAAAAGTTCAGCTTTTCCTCcttcagccatgtttgcagtttgCACGTGAGTGGATTTATACTGATTACTGACTAGTACTAACTGACTGAGGCTGCATGATTTCAGAGTGTGTGCCAGTTAAAATGTACGACTGGCACAGAATTATTTCTGAGTTTTGAGTTCCTGAAGTTCCCATTTATGAAACATAGGTTACACCGTTGGCCTTCACCGTCAGAACGGAAAATGGGCGGTTAGTGACACCGTGACATTGTTTTACCGTGGTAAACCGTGACACCGGTAATAGGCACATGCCTAGACAAGACCATAAATAATATGGAGGTTGTGGTGACTGGTTTTAACAAATTCTTCGTAAACGTGGGACCAGAATTAGCAGCAAAAATAAAGAAACCACAGACAACAGAATGGGGCATTGTAGAATATATGGGGGACAGAAATCCAAGTACAATATTTCTAGGAGCAGCTGATGAAAAAGAAATCATGGAGACggtaagaaaatgtaaaaaacaaaacctctaCAGACTGGAATGATATTGACATGACAACAGTGAAGAACATTATTGAAGGAATTGCAAAACCATTAACCCACATCTGCAACTTGTCTTTTCAGTCAGGTACATTTCTGAACAAAATGAAGATAGCAAAAGTGATACTGCTGTTTAAAACTGGAGATAGACACCATTTCACAAACTACAGGCCTGTTTCTTTACTCTCCCAATTCTCCAAAATACTCGAAAAACTTTTTGCAGACAGACTGGAAAAATACATTGAAAAACACAATCTTCTTACAGACAGTCAATATGGATTCAGAACGGACAGATCAACATCTCTGGCACTAATCGAATTAATAGAAGAAATCACAAATTGTatagacaacaaaaaaaatagtaGTTGGAGTATTTTTGGACCTAAAAAAAGCCTTCGACACCATTGATCACAACACATTATTATATAAACCAGAAAGGTATGGTATAAGGGGGGTTGGATTGAGCTGGGTGAAGAGCTATTTAAGAAACAGGCAACAGTTTGTACAAATAGGTGACCATAAATCGGAGTACATGGACATTACATGCGGAGTACCACGGGGGTCAGTATTAAGTCAGAAATTATTTATATTGTATGTGAATGACATATGTAGAGTATCAAAATGAttgacatttgttttgtgtcGATGACACTAGCATTTTCTGTTTCGGGGGAGAATTTGCAGCAGATTTTGAAGATgattacaacagaaataaactaaaactggtttgacagaaataaatcatcattaaatctgagcaaaacaaaaattatgCTGTTTGGAAGACCTAAAACAGACTCTCATGTAGAACTGATAATAGATAACACACAAATAGAGTATATGAGATTAAATTTCTTGGTGTAGTCCTTAACcacaaaatctgctggaaacccCATGTAAAGCACATGTAAACCACATACGAGCAAAGCTTTTAAAGTGCACTGCAATTCTTGGGAAAACAAGACACATTCTGGATCATAAATCACTATACACTCTATACTGTTCACTGTTTTTACCGTATCTATCTTACTGTGTGGAGGTCTGGGGAAATATGTACAGAAGCACTCTACAGCCAATATGCACAATACAGAAAAGAGCAATAAGGACAATAAACAATGCTGGATACAGAGAACACACAAACCCACTGTTTATAAAATCACACACGTTGAAATTTATAGATCTGGTTAAATTCAAAACAGCGCAAATAATGTACAAAGCAAGGAATAATCTACTGCCAAAAAATATCCGAGGAATGTtcacagaaagagagggaggttATAATCTAAGGGGAGATCTAAATTTCAAAAAACAAAGTACGAACAACTATGAAAAGCATGTGCGTATTGAGCTGTGGTGTGACTTTGTGGAACAGTCTGGagatggagataaaacaaagtacaaacataaatctgtttaaaaagaaGTACAAAAAATTATTTCTAAACAGGTATATAGAGGAGGTGTGTTACCTGGGAGTGTGAGGAGggatataaataaaatagtgAAAATTGTTATATTATAATTGCTTAGTATAGTTAAATATTTATGTGGATATTCATGTAGTATTTAACCAGGAGGATCCCATTGAGATTAACAacctctttttcaagggagagTATATGTGTATATGGATATTTATATCAGTGTTTCCTACAGGATTTTGTGAAACTATGGGGGGTGGACCATGGACCCTCTAGGTGGGTCCAGGGTCATGGCCCCCTGGGGAAAAAAGTGTACATTTCAAAGTTAAATGCATTAATCTGGTTAAACTATGAGAACCAAATTAAGAGGCTATATCTATAAAATCTCCTTCAGATACAAAACACGCCACTCCCATTCCAtttactcatatgaaaccataTTAGACAAATAAGTAGATTATGGGGGCATAAATTAGACTATGGGGGCCCCCAATAATCTACTCaattaatgggaaacactgtataTAGTATAGGGATATTATATAACTATATTAATATTTGTGTAGTATAtggatattatatatttatatggaTATTTGTGTATACATATTATTTGCAATGATATAAAATTATATAAACCGTGAAGTTAAAAAGGTgtaggaataaaaaaaaagtgtatacttcttcctactccttttTCGAACTTGTGTGCATACTATGATTTGTtgatatgttttttgttttagggtcgggcagctaagctgccaggacactattgtaatcctaggtattcttcttcttcttgttccgaggaaatcatactttccatgggtgaaaactcaccaaactttgcacaaaggtccagtctcatgccagatatcctcagctgtaaactcaagccaatagtcctgatggtggcgctacagcaagcgtctaaagttcaaaactttgaaaattcataacaaatcaaccataagtgctacaacttcacaactttcaacaaactgtagccccaatactaaataaacttttgtacatttaaacctattagaAATTAtaaagttcatcactctgtttttttcaaaaactgtaaaacttcttaaacctatctcctcccacaatttttgctcaattgacaccaaacttgctacagagcatcttcagactgtcctacaaaaactatgtttctcagatttttgatttatcaaaaattgagcctacagtgcatcaaaatgtttgactgtaaacggtactgtaaacatatacatgcaaattcttgctaaataaatcttcaatgttcatgaaaaaaatgacaaaattctagagtcatggtagatgatgtgtggcaaatttcagaattttatctcaaaaactgaatttttgacagcattttgaattttgctctaatgtgaacaattggagtcaatgtaaaaatggcaattttaaacatcagtttttcacttgtggagcaaatcaatcattgctacaaacaaattaccaacatctccatgctgtccagatgcaatatgtgtattttcagatttttgtttcgataactgaattttttacagtggtttgaaatctgcttttccatgcatggacggctgctacaCCTGCATGtttggcttagtcaatttgtgaagctacacatgaattgtcactgactaattagctcagtgagatagaaattgatcctTAGTCtaagaggttgtgagttcaagcctcagctgatgcaaaaggcagattgtgttgctaaattcctaaatgtcttgcaattcttctgcttgttgctcagaattgcctaaaaatgcccggacccgacccatcgctgcgcagcagctataattatattttttttatttttatactcgttcgaaaataaaattcattcattcattcacacttAACATAATTCAatattaactgtagctccataTAAAGTTAATTAATGTCATGTTTCTTAGTTAATCCTCCGCTCGTTTGCGTTAACGACGCAGTTCACATATTTTTATAACTTcagatttattaaaaactgtgtTCTGAGCGAAACatgatgctgaatttagcagcagacttaagtaatagtaatataaagtaatagtaaaagaaataacttttggcatttttttttttatatgatatataGGAAGTATtgtaaatcagtaacacattctcagaCCTAATGACTAAATAGCCTACATATTTCAAGGTATGCTGCTGAGTCTATTTTATAATGAGcaattttctaatgtaggttgagaatgaagtcagatggggaaagacagggatatcatgtactgacattgagtgacggacctgtCAGTCTACATGTCATTCTCTTTTGCAAATTCTGATTTCATACTTTTTCGCTATGTCTTgtgaaactcttgtggttttatttctcatcaATGGTACGtttggcaacaggaacaatccctttttgttctggttacatgttcaacacactGCTGAGGACAAAAATTTAGTATAGACTGGTTGTTAGTTGTTACAGACATGGAtagtgcaacaggtaccagagctccgccaagacattttaggaaatggtaagttaacattagttaaatatttgttaaaaaataaatcggtatttgctaaactgaaggcaaattactttaGAAAAGAACCAGTGTTGgcggttagccaccaagagtagccgTGGGACTAACCACGGACAGTCTATgactaactagcttactacTACTTCTGCTATCTCACTGGAAGTTGAGCgcataatcatttctacagtagtgccctcAGTTTAAGTAGTTTAAGTAATAGTTTTTACAGTGTACCTCGTACAGGGATCCTGATATACTTGCAGAAAGTTGTAAAACATCAACTTATAATGCAGAAGAAGCTACAGTGTAGGGTGTAGGCttattttacaatttttttcGTATCTTAGATCTCACAAGGCACGGCTAAAAACTAAAtacaattaaagctgcaagcagcgttgggtGGGACCTCGGACTCTCTTTGTCGGCCTTcagctcacgtagacagtgCGAATTATTCGTAAGAGTCGAAAtgtcgataaaacaagcaatgtcgagtacgcaaggtcatttttggcaatagaGGGACTTTATATTACCGTACGTTacaaaatgaatttaattttgtGTATGTAACTGTGATATGTCAGCTatggaaacaaaatgtcttctccaaaacatccacattgaaACGAAATACACTGTAATGATAAAGAAATTCTATAAcgttaacaacaacaacaacatggtgTCTGTCATACTGTTAAGAATTGAAGTGTTCCCCAtgtacttttaaaaacaaaggtcTGAGGTGACCAGTAGCGGCTCGTGGTTAAATTGGGTGGGAGGGCTAACGCATTAGGCCTATGGCCTATACTGAGCAATAGTTCAGCTGCAGTGACAGTAACATCACACCGAGACACAGTACCAggttacagcaacaatgcactACAACAAAACTAGAGAATTAGGCTAACTACAAAAACATTCTGGAGCCAAAAGCTctcgcacgcacgcacgcacgcacgcacgcacgcacgcacgcacgcacgcaaaCTATCTTCGgctgtacacacagacaggaaaggtaaagaaaggaaaggagtaaGGCTCCTTTAATAAGAGGTTAGGGCTTGGGCCTTCCTTATTTGAAGAGAAGCTCACATCAACGGCCTTTCTGGGATGCAAACAGGTTAATCACCAAGTCATTTAAGTCCGATGATTTTTGGATGAGGTCCCGCTCGAtagacagcatttaaaataatttacctCGTTCAGCATGATGCTAACACAATTCGCAAGACTCAATGCTCACTCTCCCACTGCAGTAACAGCGGGCAGGCTCTCACTGTACTTGCACGCACTGTCATTGGCCAAAAGTCAGTGGCCTGGTCTGGATTAATTTAGCCCAACTGGACAGTAAATCAAGGGGGCTTGTCATGACACCTGTCACTCACGATGTGACAACAAGGATTGGAAGCTGATTCTAGGAGTATGGGCTGTAAAAAAATCAGCCCACAAATCCTGCGTttttgtgactattttagtgcTGTTGCTGCTATAGGTTCCGCCAAATACAATCAGTTCTAAGGTTCAAtaactaatattttaatattctctttaatttaataattttctcgTCTTTATTGTATAAGATAGGCAGGGCGTAGCTCTGCTAGCCCACTTATACCAGCCGTCTCTGGTGGTGACAGTACTCCTAGTTTGTTGTGTAACACATTGTGATCTAAgtacatg is part of the Epinephelus moara isolate mb chromosome 22, YSFRI_EMoa_1.0, whole genome shotgun sequence genome and harbors:
- the LOC126383523 gene encoding histone H2A-like; translated protein: MSGCGKTRGKARAKAKTHSSRAGLQFPVGRVHRLLRKVNYAERVGAGTPVYLAAVLEYLTAEILELAGNAARDNKKTRIIPRHLQLAVHNNEELNKLLGRVTIV